Part of the Bacteroidales bacterium genome is shown below.
CTACGGGTACCGGCTATAAAAATGAAAAATGGCCGCAGGGATTAAAGGAACCCGGATCTCCCGCTGCTGTATGCCGTATCGGGATCATGAAATCGATTAATGGCGGAAGAAGCTGGGAAAATAAAGGAATATTCATTGAGGACTTGCAGACGCGAATGATTCTTAAACCGCATAATACATCAAACACCTTTGCCGGTGGTGTGGGAGATCCTTCTGCTGTGGCTTCAGGGGAATACCTGTACCTTTTTTACGGTGAATATGGTTACCCGGGCGTTTACGAGGAAGGAACTTATGATCGGGAAAAGGAATGGAGCGGGCAATGTATAAGCGTGGCACGTTTAAAACTGAGCGATCTTGATAATCCGGCCGGAAAAGCAAAAAGATGGGACGGAACAGGATTTAATGCACCATATGATGGAATAGGATCCCCTGTTCCTTCACTGCAGATCCCCATTATTGAGGGAGGAGGGCCGGCATCATCTCCCGGCGGAGGATTCCACTGGGGCCCATCGGTAAGCTGGAATACATACCTCAACTGCTGGGTAATGCTTATGGGCAAAGTAACCGGACCATCATGGGCCGGTAGCAGCATCCATATTTCTTTCAACAATAATAAGAATCTTGGTGAAGGAGACAACTCACAGAAATGGTCAAAACCTCAATTACTTCTCGATAAACCAGGATATTTTCTATGGTACCCTTCCCTGCAACCCCTGGATACACCTGAAGATATTAATAATAAAAACACTTGTCTGAAACTGGGCAAAAAAGCCAGGCTATTCGTAAAATACCTGAAACCCTATAAAGACAAATATATGTCGGAGTACATTATTGAATTCAATCTTCCTGAAAAATGAGAAATACCTCCTTAGCACTTTTCTCTCTTGTGATGATTTTCTGCTTACTTCATGAATCAGCAGCTCAGAGTTCTTACACAGATAAACCATGGACTTATGTTGCAACAAAAATGCCGGAAGAATGGTATGGTTCTGAAGAATCATTGAAAGTGGCAGAGAATGTACTTCTATATCAACGTGATATTGGCGGATGGCCCAAAAACACACCTATTCATAAACCCCTCACTGAAGCTGAAAAAGCCAAAGTAAACGATGACAAGGGAACCAATGATGCAATATTCGATAACAGTGCCACAACTACCGAAATGAAGTTTTTGGCAAGGATGTATAACAAGACTAAAAACGAAACATATAAGGTGTCGTTTAACAGAGGTTTGGATTTCATTCTTGATGCCCAGTATGATAATGGAGGATGGCCAATGTTCTGGCCTTTAAGAAAAGGATATTATACCCATATCACATTCAACGACAATGCAATAGTAAATATACTTTCAATGCTGAGGGATATCAGGGACAAAAAACCTCTTTACTCTGCTGTTACAGACACTGATAATATGTCCAGAGTTGAAAATGCATATACTAAAGGGATCGATGTAATTCTCAGAACCCAGATAGTTATAAACGGGAAGAGAACAGTGTGGTGTGCACAGCACGATGAAGCAACCTTCCTGCCGGCTAAAGCAAGGTCGTATGAACTTCCTTCTTTTAGTGGTGCCGAGTCTGTAGGTATAATCAGTCTCCTTATGGAGATCCCGGATCCGTCAACTGAGATAATTGAATCAGTTGAAGGTTCGATTGAGTGGCTTAATAATCATAGAATTAAGAATACAAGATGGGATACTTTTATTAATACGGAAGGTCTTAAGGACCGACGGATTGTAACTGATCCTAAGGCAGGTGATATGTGGGCACGCTTTTATGATCTTGACACCCAGGAGCCTTATGTATGCGACAGGGATGGTATAAAGAAGAAGACTCTTGAAGAAATAGGTTATGAAAGGAGGAACGGATACAGCTGGTATACGGATGATCCTTTGGTTGTTATAAGTAAATATCCGGATTGGAAAGCAAAGTGGGTAAAATAAAAACACTGAATATTGTTAAATAAAGTTAAACGGGAATATTCAAGGGTCCTGTGTAGTCTAACAAACATAACATACTTAAGATAATCGATGTCTCATTAAAAGTACCAATTGGAACTGTGAAGCATACTTTGATTCTGAAATTACTCCTAGTGCTTTTATCTGTATCTGTCAGCCTTAATAGCCAGACTCCTGTAGCTTCTTCTGCTCAGCCTGGGTACGAGAACCGTATTATGGAGTATGTTGATTCATTAAGAGTATTCGATACACATGAGCACTTTTTTCATCCTGATTTTCTGAAACAATCTCCCTTTCTTGACTTCGCTCTTTTTTTCCTGGAAAACGGATTTAATGATCTTGTCTCTTCCGGGTTACCAGATACTTTATATTCAAATATTTATAATGGCACACTTTCTCCTGAAGCAAAATGGAAAATAATTGAACCGTACTGGCAAAACACTTTAAATACAGCATCCAACAGGACTATGCTGCTGGCCTTTAATGATCTTTATGGTATTAAAGAATTAAATCTTTCCACTGTGGGGCCATTATCCCGAAAAATAAAAGACTCCTATCAGAAGGAGTGGATGGATCATGTGGCAAAGGATATATGTAAGATAGATTATATAATACAGGATGGTGACGAGATTAAAACAAAAGGGAACTATATAAAGTTTATCACCAGGTTTGATACATGGATAACTCTTGATTCAAAAAGAGTAATTGATTCCATGGCAATAATGCAGTTGGAACCAATTTACACTCTTGAGGGACTGGTAAAAGCCCTGAACACGGATTTTAAGGCCAAACTTGATGAAGGTATGGTGGCCATAAAAATTAATCTGGCTTATATCAGACCATTGATTTTTGAAGATGTAAATATTGAGATTGCCAGGAAAGTTTTTAAAACTATTGTTAATGGCAACAAAGACATGGTATTAAAAGCAGAAGAAGCCAGGCCTTTGCAGGATTATATGGTTCATCAGCTTCTTAAACTTGCTGAAAAAAACAAAATTCCTGTTGCATTTCATACCGGACTTCAGGCTGGGAATTCAAACAATATAAATAATTCAGATCCAACTCTTCTTAATAATCTGTTCCGGCAATATCCTGATGTAAATTTTGTCCTATTCCATGGCGGATATCCTTTCGGTGGTGAATTATCGACTCTGGCAAAGAATTTTAAAAATGTTTCAATCGATATGAACTGGACATATTCAATTTCACCAGCATATGCAGAAAGGTATCTGGAAGAATGGCTCGAGACCGTTCCTGCCAGTAAGATAATGGCTTTTGGCGGTGACCAGCGATTTATTGAAAACACTTATGGAAACCTTGTAATAGCGAAAAAGACCATTTCAAATGTTCTTATCAAAAAGGTTGGCGAAAACTATTTATCTGAAAATGAGGCTAAAAAAATAGCAAAGATGTTGCTCTATGATAATGGAAAAAGGTTTTATAATATCCATTAATCAAATTATTTTATACGTACAGGCCTCTCTGAATCTTTCTTCATATTATAAGGCAAAACCCAGATCTTATCGCATTTCTCATTTGTAAAATAAAGTATTGACTGGGAAATATTCTCTGCATCTCCATCCACCCAATAAGCAAAAAAATCTTTATCTGCGTACATAGGTCTCCGTGGATATGAATTATTTCTTATACTATTTTTGGTCAGTTCATGAGATTTCTCCCAGTCAGCACCCTCATTTTTACTTACCCAAAGTTCCATTTCACCTCCTGTTACATTCTTCTGCACTCCAACCCCTGTTGGAGCAATTATCCTCCATTCATCTTTCGAAATAAATATAGGCCCCATATCAAAGTTATGGTCTACAGAGGCTACTTTACTGAATAGCCATTTATTTGCTTTCCACCGTATTACTATTAAATCCCGGGGCTCCCCGCTTTCTCCCGGTTTGTATCCGCTGCTAACGATTGCAAGGATAACCGGATTACCTTCAGAGTCAAAGTTCAGATCATTTATGTATACAAGTTTTTTCTCGTCTGAGTAGTCTTTTATCAGTGCATCATTAACCACTTCTGTCAAAGGAACTGTAATAACCTTACCATCAATATTTTTCCAGGTCTTTCCAAAGTCATCAGTTTTAAGCAGATAGAGATTCGTTCTCTTATCAATATTCCCTTCAGGATAATAACTAAACACAGTATAAACAGTATTTCCGAAAGCACCGGTTGTTTGAAAATGACCTCCCATACTTGCAATTTTACTGCTTTCACTCCATGTTTTTCCATCAGTACTTGATGTCCAGAACAGCTCCCGGCCTTTCATAAGTTTTGAGTGCAACAGGAAAAAACAACTGTCATTCAACCAAACAGGTTGTGGAAATAATATTTCACCTTCAAGCACCAAATCAAAACTTTCTATTGACCAGGGTAAGGTGCTCTTAAATATCAATCCCGGACGAGTTCTTCCCCTGCCGCTTACAAAAACCCAGATATTGCCATTTGAATCGATCAACAATGAAGCATTATCCTGTGCATCGGTCACACCCATTTTATCATACACAACAACTGGCCTCGGAACCTTGCGTGACTTGTGATCAAAATAGGAGATCATTATCTGCAAATGACTCTCATCCTGGTCTCTTGTTCCTGAATACAGGAAGTATGTTTTGTCCATTTTGGCACTATAAATTGCCATTGGCCTATGCTGAGATGAAAATGTTCCCAAGCCTCCTGAATATCTGTATCCATATTCATGAGAGATTTCCGAT
Proteins encoded:
- a CDS encoding amidohydrolase family protein; the protein is MKHTLILKLLLVLLSVSVSLNSQTPVASSAQPGYENRIMEYVDSLRVFDTHEHFFHPDFLKQSPFLDFALFFLENGFNDLVSSGLPDTLYSNIYNGTLSPEAKWKIIEPYWQNTLNTASNRTMLLAFNDLYGIKELNLSTVGPLSRKIKDSYQKEWMDHVAKDICKIDYIIQDGDEIKTKGNYIKFITRFDTWITLDSKRVIDSMAIMQLEPIYTLEGLVKALNTDFKAKLDEGMVAIKINLAYIRPLIFEDVNIEIARKVFKTIVNGNKDMVLKAEEARPLQDYMVHQLLKLAEKNKIPVAFHTGLQAGNSNNINNSDPTLLNNLFRQYPDVNFVLFHGGYPFGGELSTLAKNFKNVSIDMNWTYSISPAYAERYLEEWLETVPASKIMAFGGDQRFIENTYGNLVIAKKTISNVLIKKVGENYLSENEAKKIAKMLLYDNGKRFYNIH
- a CDS encoding BNR-4 repeat-containing protein, yielding MIFLILGYFHVGAQNQKAQGYMGLWSRSEISHEYGYRYSGGLGTFSSQHRPMAIYSAKMDKTYFLYSGTRDQDESHLQIMISYFDHKSRKVPRPVVVYDKMGVTDAQDNASLLIDSNGNIWVFVSGRGRTRPGLIFKSTLPWSIESFDLVLEGEILFPQPVWLNDSCFFLLHSKLMKGRELFWTSSTDGKTWSESSKIASMGGHFQTTGAFGNTVYTVFSYYPEGNIDKRTNLYLLKTDDFGKTWKNIDGKVITVPLTEVVNDALIKDYSDEKKLVYINDLNFDSEGNPVILAIVSSGYKPGESGEPRDLIVIRWKANKWLFSKVASVDHNFDMGPIFISKDEWRIIAPTGVGVQKNVTGGEMELWVSKNEGADWEKSHELTKNSIRNNSYPRRPMYADKDFFAYWVDGDAENISQSILYFTNEKCDKIWVLPYNMKKDSERPVRIK
- the pelA gene encoding pectate lyase codes for the protein MRNTSLALFSLVMIFCLLHESAAQSSYTDKPWTYVATKMPEEWYGSEESLKVAENVLLYQRDIGGWPKNTPIHKPLTEAEKAKVNDDKGTNDAIFDNSATTTEMKFLARMYNKTKNETYKVSFNRGLDFILDAQYDNGGWPMFWPLRKGYYTHITFNDNAIVNILSMLRDIRDKKPLYSAVTDTDNMSRVENAYTKGIDVILRTQIVINGKRTVWCAQHDEATFLPAKARSYELPSFSGAESVGIISLLMEIPDPSTEIIESVEGSIEWLNNHRIKNTRWDTFINTEGLKDRRIVTDPKAGDMWARFYDLDTQEPYVCDRDGIKKKTLEEIGYERRNGYSWYTDDPLVVISKYPDWKAKWVK